Proteins from a single region of Halichoerus grypus chromosome 13, mHalGry1.hap1.1, whole genome shotgun sequence:
- the RPLP0 gene encoding large ribosomal subunit protein uL10: protein MPREDRATWKSNYFLKIIQLLDDYPKCFIVGADNVGSKQMQQIRMSLRGKAVVLMGKNTMMRKAIRGHLENNPALEKLLPHIRGNVGFVFTKEDLTEIRDMLLANKVPAAARAGAIAPCEVTVPAQNTGLGPEKTSFFQALGITTKISRGTIEILSDVQLIKTGDKVGASEATLLNMLNISPFSFGLIIQQVFDNGSIYNPEVLDITEETLHSRFLEGVRNVASVCLQIGYPTVASVPHSIINGYKRVLALSVETDYTFPLAEKVKAFLADPSAFVAAAPVAAAPTSAPAATAAPAKVEAKEESEESDEDMGFGLFD, encoded by the exons ATGCCCAGGGAAGACAGGGCGACCTGGAAGTCCAACTACTTCCTTAAGATCATC CAACTTTTGGATGATTATCCGAAATGCTTCATTGTGGGAGCAGACAATGTGGGTTCAAAGCAGATGCAGCAGATCCGCATGTCTCTCCGCGGGAAGGCTGTCGTGCTGATGGGCAAGAACACCATGATGCGCAAGGCCATCCGAGGGCATCTGGAGAACAACCCAGCTCTGGAGAA ACTGTTGCCTCATATCCGGGGGAATGTGGGCTTTGTGTTCACCAAGGAGGACCTCACTGAGATCAGGGACATGCTGCTGGCCAATAAG GTGCCAGCTGCCGCCCGTGCTGGTGCCATAGCCCCCTGTGAAGTCACCGTGCCAGCCCAGAACACTGGTCTGGGGCCCGAGAAGACCTCCTTCTTCCAGGCTTTGGGCATCACCACTAAAATCTCCAGAGGCACCATTGAAATCCTG AGTGATGTGCAGCTGATTAAGACCGGAGACAAAGTGGGAGCCAGCGAAGCCACACTGCTGAACATGCTGAAcatctcccccttctcctttggGCTGATCATCCAGCAGGTGTTTGACAATGGCAGCATCTACAACCCTGAAGTGCTTGACATCACAGAGGAGACTCTGCATTCTCGCTTCCTGGAG GGTGTCCGCAATGTTGCCAGCGTGTGTCTACAGATAGGTTACCCGACTGTTGCATCCGTGCCCCATTCTATCATCAATGGATACAAGCGGGTCCTGGCTTTGTCTGTGGAGACTGATTACACCTTCCCACTTGCTGAAAAG GTCAAGGCCTTCTTGGCTGATCCATCTGCATTTGTGGCTGCTGCCCCTGTGGCCGCTGCCCCCACTTCTGCACCTGCTGCCACTGCGGCCCCAGCCAAGGTTGAAGCAAAGGAGGAGTCGGAGGAGTCGGACGAGGATATGGGATTTGGTCTCTTCGACTAA